The genome window AGCACCCCTTGGACAGAGTTGTTGGAGGAAATACCAACCGTTTCAAAGCAAAATCTGACTTCTCCCACCCGAGGTAGGGAAGGGGCTGGGACTGCAAACATGTCTCACCCTAAAGTTCTCAGGGTCCACGTGCAGCTTCTCACAGTGCAGCTCAGACAGCTTGGCGTAGGTCAACTTAATGTTGTCCAGGTTCTTCACAGCTTCCCCAAAGGAGGTGAGCACTTTCTTGCCATGGGCACGGACCTTGGGGGTTGCCGAGGATGGCGGTGGGGCTGGAGAGGTTCCCAAAGGAAGCAAAGAACCTCTGGGTCCAGGGGTAGACAATCAGCAGCCTGGGTGAGAGACAGAGGGACACAGACACAATGTTAATGCTCCCAAATGCAATTGCCATGGTTTGTCCTATCCAGGGTGCAGCTGAGCAGATGCCTGGGAGATGGACCTACCTGGCCAGGGCCTCGGCACCGCATTCCTCCACATTGACCTTGCCCCAGAGGCTGGCGATGAGCTGCTTCTCTTCAGCTGACCAGTGCACCATGGTGGCAGGCGGCTTTGCTCAGAGCGGCGGTGAGGACACAGACCCTGTAGCTGAGCTGCAGACCCCATGGAGGTTTTTatcccctgccagcagctcctccctgTCCTGTGCTATGGGGTCattggctggggctggctggggtgggggtccccagAAGTGGTGGAGCAGAAGGGGATGGCCAGGGTGTGGCATCCTGAGAAGGGGCCCCTGGTTATCCTGAGCTCAAGAGCTTTATCCCTTCCCCTCTGTGCAGGCAATTCTCTGTTTCACCTATCAGATGTGAGCCCCTTTGCAGAGAAAAGACTGCACAATCCACTGTGCAGTAGTCCACTATGCTTTATCATGGATGAGGACCTTTGGagaagggcatgtagtgataagACAAGGAGGAATGTCTTTAAATCGAAAGGGGGGTAGAAttagatgagatattaggaagaaattatttgctgtgagggcggcgaggtGCTGAcccagctgcccagagcagctgtggggtgccccatccctggcagggctcaaggccaggctggacggggctgggagcagcctgggctggggggagggggggccctgcccctggcagggggtgggactggctggtcttgaaggtcccttccaacccaacccattctatgagTTTATGATAAGTGCATGGGACTCAGTGGGTGAGAG of Falco cherrug isolate bFalChe1 chromosome 2, bFalChe1.pri, whole genome shotgun sequence contains these proteins:
- the LOC102049884 gene encoding LOW QUALITY PROTEIN: hemoglobin subunit epsilon (The sequence of the model RefSeq protein was modified relative to this genomic sequence to represent the inferred CDS: deleted 2 bases in 2 codons), with translation MVHWSAEEKQLIASLWGKVNVEECGAEALARLLIVYPWTQRFFASFGNLSSPTAILGNPKVRAHGKKVLTSFGEAVKNLDNIKLTYAKLSELHCEKLHVDPENFRLLGDILIIVLASHFGRDFTPALQFAWQKLVGVVAHALARKYH